CCCGGCGCAACGAGGAGTGGCCGCAGCTCCTTGTGGAGCACCGCGAGCTGTACGAGGCGATCGCCTCGGGCGACCCGGACCGCGCCCGCGCGCACGCGCTCACCCACGTACGGACCAACTACCGCTCCACGGTGCGGCACTTGTTCGAGGAGGAGGAAGCGCCCTAGCCGTGCTGTTCAGTCGGCAGTCGTCGGCAGTTCCGCCGCCCGCGCGGCCGTCCGCAGGACGTCGCGGAGCATCGCCGGGGTGAGCCGTCCGGTGAAGGTGTTGCGCTGGCTGACGTGGAAGCAGCCGAAGAGCTCCAGGCCGTCCAAGTGGAACCGGGCCCCGTGGCCGAAGGCCGGCCGGGGCCGGGGCACGGACCAGCCCGCCTCCGCGAACGCGGGCAGCGCGGCCTGCCAGCCGAAGGCGCCGAGCACGACCACGGCCCGCAGCGTCGGACGCAGCAGCCGCAGTTCCTGCACGAGCCAGGGGCGGCAGGTGTCCCGCTCCTGCGGGGTGGGTTTGTTCGCGGGCGGGGCGCAGTGCACGGGCGAGGTGACGCGTACGCCGTACAGCTCCAGGCCGTCGTCGGCGTGCTCGGCCGTGGGCCGGGAGGCGAGGCCGACGTCGTACAGCGCCTCGTACAGGACGTCCCCGGAGCGGTCGCCGGTGAACATCCGGCCGGTGCGGTTGCCGCCGTGGGCGGCAGGGGCGAGTCCGACGATCAGCAGCCGGGCGTCCGCCGGCCCGAACCCGGGCACCGGCCGCCCCCAGTACGTCCAGTCCGCATAGGCGGCTCGCTTGGCCCGGGCCACCTCCTCACGCCAGGAGACCAGCCGCGGGCAGGCCCGGCAGTCCGTGAGGCGCCGGTCGAGGAGAGGGAGACCGCTGGCGTCCATGACTCCACCGTAGGCGACGGTGGGGCGGTCCCCTCACCGGGAGGCGGAAGGCTCAGGACATGCCGGCACGTGAGCCCGGGGTGATAGTCGTGTCCGGCGCGGACCGTGTCTCGACTCGGCGTAGCCAGATCAGGGCCCCGGACAACAGCACCGCACCGGTCAGCAGCCACGGCAGCGGGCCCGGCCGCAACGCGCCGACGACGAGGCCGGCGAGCGCGCCGACCAGTTGCAGGGCGAGGGACTGGACGGACAGGGCGGTGGCGCGGCCGGCGCTGGTGACGCGGCGGTGCAGCAGGTCGTTCTGGTTCGGGGACGCGGCGCCGATGCCGAGGTAGAGCAGGCAGAAGCCGACGACCGCGAGGGCCGTGGCAAGCGGGTGCGTGGTGGTCGCGGTGAGACCGAGCAGCAGCATGCCGCCCGCGCCCGTCACGAGACAGACCAGCACGGCCCGCTCGCCACTGCCCGCGATCCGGGCGGCGAGCGGCGCGAGGTGGCTGCCGACACCGTTGCAGACGAAGCCCGCGCAGGCGAGCGCGGCGTACACCATCGCTCCGGAGCCGGGCGCTCCGGTCAGCTCGACGGTGCGGCCTGGGATGAGCAGTTCGACGGCGGCCAGGGCGCCGCCGACGGCCGCGGCGGTGAGCAGGACCCGGCGGACCAGCGCATCCCTGCCGCCCAGCCGCAGCCCGTCCAGGACGGTGACCGGGACGCCGCGCAGCACCGAACGCAGGGTGGCCGTCGGTCGCGGCGGCTCCCGCAGCACGGCCAGCACGTAGCAGACGAGGACGACCCTGACCACGGCTCCCAGCAGCATGGGGACGGACAAGGGCAGCACCGCCCCGGCCGTCGCCTCGCTCAGCCTGGTACCGAGACCGGGCCCCGTGCCGAGCAGCCAGGGCAGCGCACCGCCGAGCAGCAGGCCGGCCGCGAGTGCGGCGGAGGTCGCGGAGCCGCCTCGGGCCAGGCCTGTGCGCAGCTCGGCGTCGGGGCCGGAGCGCTCCTGAACGGTGTCGACGTACCAGGCCTCGGCGGTACCGCTGGACAGGGCCCGGGCCGCACCCATGAGCACCATGCCGGCGGTGAGCACCCACGCGGTGGTGCCGAGGCCGACCAGCACGCAGGCGACCACGTTGAGTACACCGGCCGTGGCCAGGACCGGCCGGCGCCCGAGGACGTCGGAGAGCCCGCCCGTGGGCAGCTCCAGCGCGGCCACGGTCAGCGAGTGGACGGCGAAGAGCCCCGCGACCGCGGCCAGGGACATGCCGCGCTCGCTGAACAGCAGGACCATCGAGGCCAAGCCGAGGCCCGACGGCAGCCATAAGAGCGCGCAGACGGTGACGTAACGGCGGCGAACGGTCCGCAGGTGGGTCAGCTCGGTCACGAGGCGTCCTCGCGGCCCGTGTCCCCACGGTCGTGCGGGGCGAGCGGCAGGCCGGCGGTGAGGAGCATGACGTGCTCGGCGCGCGGATCCTCCGCGTCCCGCGCGGTCAGTTCCTCCAGCTTCCGGGTGACCGTGTCCCAGAGCTCGGTGAGCGACTCGGCCGTCAGCCGGGGCATGAGGTCGCTGATCCCGGACGGCTCCACCCACTCCTGGCCGAACCGCCCGGCGGCCATGTCCGCCTCGTGCCGGGCGAGGGACATCTCCAGGTGCTCCAGCTGCCGCCGTCGCGCCAGGCTGACGAAGGCACGGCCCGCCTCGGAGGCCTCCATCGCCTCGTTGCTCCAGGACGTCACGGTGTGCAGCGCCCGCCAGCGCCGCTCCCGCCCGTCACGGTGCTCGGCCTCGCCGATGAAGGCGTACTTCGCCAGCACCCGAAGGTGGTAACTGGTCGACGCCGACGACTCCCCCGTCCGCACGGCGAGCTCACTGGCCGTGGCGGGCCCGTCCTGCCGCAACAGCCCGAGCAGCTGGATGCGCAGGGGGTGGGTGAGGGCCTTCAGGGCGTCCGTGTCGTGCTCGGGGTCGAGTACGCGCTTGGGCTCGTCGCTGTCCATGCCGGGAGGGTAGGCCGCCGTTTCGCAATGACAAAAGAGTTTCTGCAAAACTTGTTTTGCGGACTGGCGTGGAGGACGACTCCCTGCCCGGACGGCCCGAAAACAGGTGGCCCCAAGGGCTAAGGTCGGGAACATGGCTTCTGAAGGCACGGAGAACGACGGGACGGGTGACACGAAGGCCGTGGACCCAAAGGTCGTGGAGCCGAACGTCGCGGACCCGAACATCGTGGACCCCAGGGTCGCGGCGGCGATCGCCGCTGCCGAGGCCGCCGGGCCGAAGAGCGGCGAGACCGTCCGCGTCGACAGCTGGATCTGGGCCGTACGCCTCGTCAAGACCCGTTCCCTGGGCGCCACCGCCTGCCGGGGCGGACACGTGCGCGTCAACGGCGAGCGTGTGAAGCCCGCCCACGCCGTACGCGTCGGCGACGAGGTGCGCCTGCGGCACGACGGCCGGGAGCGGGTCGTCGTCGTCACACGGCTGATCCGCAAGCGGGTCGGCGCCCCGGTGGCCGCCCAGTGCTACGTCGACAACTCCCCACCGCCTCCGCCCCGCGAAGCCGTCGCCCCGGCCGGCATCCGCGACCGCGGCGCGGGCCGCCCGACGAAGCGGGACCGCCGCGAGCTGGAACGCCTACGCGGCCTGGCCGGCCCCGGCCCTGTACCCGGCCCGGGCCCCGGCGGCTTCGGCCCCGGCCCCGATCCCGGCGGAGGACGGAACAAACCGAGGCCGTGAGCAGCGCACGCGGCACGGTCACGCCCGGAACCGCAGCAGGCGCAGCAGCTCCGCGTTGTGCCCC
This region of Streptomyces caelestis genomic DNA includes:
- a CDS encoding ArsR/SmtB family transcription factor; this encodes MDSDEPKRVLDPEHDTDALKALTHPLRIQLLGLLRQDGPATASELAVRTGESSASTSYHLRVLAKYAFIGEAEHRDGRERRWRALHTVTSWSNEAMEASEAGRAFVSLARRRQLEHLEMSLARHEADMAAGRFGQEWVEPSGISDLMPRLTAESLTELWDTVTRKLEELTARDAEDPRAEHVMLLTAGLPLAPHDRGDTGREDAS
- a CDS encoding uracil-DNA glycosylase, with the translated sequence MDASGLPLLDRRLTDCRACPRLVSWREEVARAKRAAYADWTYWGRPVPGFGPADARLLIVGLAPAAHGGNRTGRMFTGDRSGDVLYEALYDVGLASRPTAEHADDGLELYGVRVTSPVHCAPPANKPTPQERDTCRPWLVQELRLLRPTLRAVVVLGAFGWQAALPAFAEAGWSVPRPRPAFGHGARFHLDGLELFGCFHVSQRNTFTGRLTPAMLRDVLRTAARAAELPTTAD
- a CDS encoding RNA-binding S4 domain-containing protein is translated as MASEGTENDGTGDTKAVDPKVVEPNVADPNIVDPRVAAAIAAAEAAGPKSGETVRVDSWIWAVRLVKTRSLGATACRGGHVRVNGERVKPAHAVRVGDEVRLRHDGRERVVVVTRLIRKRVGAPVAAQCYVDNSPPPPPREAVAPAGIRDRGAGRPTKRDRRELERLRGLAGPGPVPGPGPGGFGPGPDPGGGRNKPRP
- a CDS encoding MFS transporter, giving the protein MTELTHLRTVRRRYVTVCALLWLPSGLGLASMVLLFSERGMSLAAVAGLFAVHSLTVAALELPTGGLSDVLGRRPVLATAGVLNVVACVLVGLGTTAWVLTAGMVLMGAARALSSGTAEAWYVDTVQERSGPDAELRTGLARGGSATSAALAAGLLLGGALPWLLGTGPGLGTRLSEATAGAVLPLSVPMLLGAVVRVVLVCYVLAVLREPPRPTATLRSVLRGVPVTVLDGLRLGGRDALVRRVLLTAAAVGGALAAVELLIPGRTVELTGAPGSGAMVYAALACAGFVCNGVGSHLAPLAARIAGSGERAVLVCLVTGAGGMLLLGLTATTTHPLATALAVVGFCLLYLGIGAASPNQNDLLHRRVTSAGRATALSVQSLALQLVGALAGLVVGALRPGPLPWLLTGAVLLSGALIWLRRVETRSAPDTTITPGSRAGMS